The Ictalurus punctatus breed USDA103 chromosome 6, Coco_2.0, whole genome shotgun sequence DNA segment GTGTGAAGTGTCAGCTGACAGCTCAGAGAGAGGCTCAGTCCCTGAGGCTGCTcactctctggctctctctctctctctctctctctctctctctctctctctctctctctctctctctctctctctctctctctctctctctctctctctctctctctctctctctctctctctctctctctctactccatATCTCTCACTGACTGACATCTCCTTGCCATGCCAACATAATTCTGATAGTATCATGTTAGACATTGTGTATTGAAccactttaaacattttgccCATTGTGTAGATAAGTCTTAGGtcttttcattaaaataaatactactAGCTGTATTGTAGTATGTGATTGACTACTGGCAGaataaataagaatatatatGTAAATTGATAACATTTTGCAGTGCGTagtaaatacaaatgtaaaatCATTATTTGTTGGCCACTTTTGGCAGAATAGTGAGACTTTCTGTATCTAATGGAAATTGAACTGAAGGTAACCTATGCAACCTTTTCCTCTCGCAGTAAGTGTTATGTAAAGAATGATTTGGTTTATAAAAAGTACTAGGTCTGTTAGGATATTTTAGATAACATATAATTTGTAAATGATGCAGTGGTGACTGTCATTGTTTGTCTATGAAATAAAAAGTAACAACATAAGCAAAGTCCATCCAGAGACTGATATAATGTGCCAttgtaaattaatattttacaaatcTACCATTCTCTCAAAACATACCAAACACAGTCGAGAATTATATCACAGTGCTTAGATTCAGCAGAGATTTATTTCAAACACATTTTGTTTTAGGCAATGACACCACAGTTCCTTATAAAATATGGTGTGATGGAATAGGATGGTCCAAAAGAGTGTTGCAGAATGTCTCTTTCCTGTGTAAAAGGTATAAAGAACTTCTCTTTTGCTGAAGGGAACTTCTCtactctcttctccctctccccaTTTTCAGCCAGGACACAAACTCCTTGGCTGCTTGGTCCTGCATGTATGAGCTCACATCGCTGGTGTATGTGCCGTCTGCATGCCGTCTTGTGTGGGAACTAATAAAAAGCAAAAGCATTATGAGAGTGAAAGTGTAAATGATATAATAAAAAAGCTACAAACTGTGAAGAGGAAGTAGTAAAAACATCAGAGCTTAGAAACATAAAGCTACGATAATATCTTTACTAAAAAGATAATAGATAACATGAGCCTCCAAACAGTGAAAACTTTGATGATGCAATTTATTTTGGTCCTCATCATAAATTTTTAATGTCAGCCATGTTAAATCTTtatcattgttaaatatagtgATATTTTGTTTGAGGAGTGTTCAAGGGAAATAACACGTACCCACTTCTCTTTGAGTTCATCAACCACTGTATGAAATCCTGAGCTCTTCTGGTCTCCAGATATTTGCTGTAATCATTTGAGAATGTTCCTTCTGAGTGCCTCTTCATGTAGGTTGGATTATTGAGTAGCGTATCTTCTAACATTACACTGAAAAGGTATAGCAATATTAACAAagattcaaaataataataataataataataataataataataataataatatactttaGGCAAGAAACAAGA contains these protein-coding regions:
- the gcgb gene encoding pro-glucagon precursor — protein: MKSIQYLAGLLLLIIVQSSWQIPIDDTEENSSVMLEDTLLNNPTYMKRHSEGTFSNDYSKYLETRRAQDFIQWLMNSKRSGSHTRRHADGTYTSDVSSYMQDQAAKEFVSWLKMGRGRRE